In Lycium ferocissimum isolate CSIRO_LF1 chromosome 11, AGI_CSIRO_Lferr_CH_V1, whole genome shotgun sequence, a single genomic region encodes these proteins:
- the LOC132036715 gene encoding uncharacterized protein LOC132036715 gives MAGKVSKIPMKQSDDPDGLIFGFLDESLEFESSKSSLESSISYSSGDIMGEEEEDENNVNNSEKNKLFWASQEELLQTTLCRTTSFESRVRKATKGALKELKSSGINCTCRKMVMDSCRKCMQKEITERLINAGFNCYICKSKWKSSTGIPSGENTYMEVVQNASSRNGEMKVIIELNFRGEFEMARANEDYNRLVKQLPEVYVGKVERLRNLIKILCCASKKCMKEQKMHMAPWRKHKYMQAKYLGSPEIKPKPIFPVNNLQRLPRPKASMLTFDLLDSLLPPPGLLCAAIKVI, from the exons ATGGCCGGAAAAGTGTCTAAAATTCCGATGAAGCAATCCGATGACCCTGATGGTCTTATATTTGGGTTCTTAGACGAAAGTCTCGAGTTTGAGTCATCAAAAAGTTCGTTAGAGTCGAGCATTAGCTATAGCAGTGGAGATATAATGGGcgaagaagaggaagatgaaaataatgttaaCAATAGTGAAAAGAATAAGTTGTTTTGGGCATCACAAGAGGAGCTTCTTCAG ACAACATTGTGCAGGACAACTTCTTTTGAATCGAGAGTCAGAAAAGCAACAAAGGGGGCTTTAAAAGAATTGAAATCAAGTGGCATCAATTGCACCTGCAGGAAAATGGTGATGGATAGTTGCCGGAAATGTATGCAAAAAGAAATCACGGAACGCCTTATAAACGCAGGTTTCAATTGTTACATTTGCAAGTCCAAGTGGAAAAGCTCAACCGGAATTCCATCGG GTGAAAACACATACATGGAAGTGGTGCAAAACGCAAGTTCAAGAAATGGAGAGATGAAGGTGATCATAGAGTTGAATTTCAGGGGAGAATTCGAAATGGCACGTGCCAACGAAGACTACAATCGTCTAGTCAAACAGTTGCCTGAAGTATACGTAGGAAAGGTTGAGAGGCTTcgaaatttaattaaaatactGTGTTGTGCTTCAAAGAAATGCATGAAGGAACAAAAGATGCACATGGCTCCATGGAGGAAGCATAAATATATGCAAGCTAAGTATCTCGGTTCGCCGGAAATTAAGCCGAAGCCAATTTTTCCGGTGAACAATTTGCAGCGTTTGCCAAGGCCGAAGGCTTCTATGCTCACTTTCGATTTGCTTGATAGCTTGCTGCCACCACCGGGGTTGCTTTGTGCCGCGATCAAAGTTATTTGA